A genomic window from Diospyros lotus cultivar Yz01 chromosome 2, ASM1463336v1, whole genome shotgun sequence includes:
- the LOC127794633 gene encoding cysteine-rich receptor-like protein kinase 29: MESHCSRFLLFFLFNSLIKSFTITSGDPSAFIKCYCSEAGNYTIGSPFKENLNLALSYLPSNTSLNNGFYNVSVGQTSDIVYAISYCRGDVLSDICRSCVYDSVQEIFHCCPNQMEALGFYDYCMLRYSNRYIFGVLETQPRFNWSSEVIVNSTNQFEQELESLLNRLVAEAAWQSQGKKFAVGQLDMTYALVQCSEDLSSLNCSVCLDSATNDILNLYGWETGAQIHMPSCNIRFEVYKFYNSTPGGPAIRPPSNAPPPPPTNFNNSTGKGGSKILVKVAIGVGACAGAGGLLAVLILVRSRDNSIDLIARTEYGNISSPFTNIESPEANGSGRGSEAQLYDDNAIIGAEANPPSEPDEVGKVLEAQPSGNHVIAGEIKRFQLSSIKAATNDFAQANVLGRGAYGVVYKATLPDGQEIAVKRLKLSSCNDDEFKNELSVLAKLEHENLVKFLGFCLEGTEKILVFEFVKNGSLDKFIFERGHRQWERLHSFILGIVGGLLYLHRDFGTRIIHRDIKPANILLSESMEPKIADFGMAKLFRDDQTHCESSKIKGTFGYLAPEYANCRRFSARSDVYSFGVLVLEIVSGRRNNSADPGVHLLSCAWISLMRNDRVSDLYDPSILGSNPSGAIDQIKRCIHIGLLCVQANEALRPEMEEIDTWLKDSSIQLPPPLKPPFFVPSDSEMQMSVPIVGSSTSSSTSGYQSLPSHTSGSS, translated from the exons ATGGAGTCTCATTGTTCAAGATTCTTGCTATTCTTTCTATTCAATTCTCTAATCAAGTCCTTCACCATCACCTCCGGTGATCCATCAGCCTTCATAAAATGTTATTGTTCAGAAGCTGGTAACTATACCATTGGTAGTCCTTTCAAGGAAAACCTCAATCTTGCGCTCTCCTACCTGCCATCAAACACCAGTTTAAATAATGGCTTTTACAATGTCTCAGTTGGCCAAACTTCTGATATAGTTTATGCAATCTCCTATTGCAGAGGAGATGTGTTATCGGATATCTGCAGGAGCTGTGTTTATGATTCTGTTCAAGAGATCTTCCACTGTTGTCCCAACCAGATGGAGGCTTTGGGATTTTATGATTACTGCATGTTAAGATACTCAAATCGCTACATATTTGGTGTCTTAGAGACTCAACCACGTTTTAATTGGAGCTCTGAAGTAATTGTCAACAGCACAAATCAGTTTGAACAGGAACTGGAAAGCTTGCTGAATCGTTTGGTTGCAGAAGCAGCATGGCAATCTCAAGGAAAGAAGTTTGCTGTCGGACAATTAGATATGACATATGCTCTTGTGCAGTGCAGTGAGGATTTATCATCACTAAATTGCAGCGTATGCTTGGACTCGGCAACTAATGATATCTTAAATTTGTATGGATGGGAGACAGGAGCACAAATTCACATGCCCAGCTGCAATATAAGGTTTGAGGTTTATAAATTCTACAATTCTACCCCAGGTGGACCAGCCATCCGACCTCCCAGCAATGCACCCCCGCCGCCTCCAACAAATTTTAATAACTCAACTG GAAAGGGGGGAAGCAAGATTTTGGTTAAGGTAGCTATTGGTGTTGGTGCTTGTGCTGGTGCTGGAGGTCTACTAGCAGTACTTATTCTTGTTCGGTCAC GAGACAATAGTATCGATCTAATTGCCCGAACCGAATATGGAAACATTAGTTCTCCATTCACAAATATTGAAAGTCCTGAAGCTAATGGGTCAGGTCGTGGTTCAGAAGCCCAGTTATATGATGATAATGCCATTATTGGTGCCGAGGCAAATCCACCTTCTGAGCCTGATGAAGTTGGTAAAGTTCTAGAAGCCCAGCCATCTGGAAATCATGTTATTGCTGGGGAAATTAAACGATTCCAACTTTCCAGTATTAAGGCTGCCACAAATGATTTTGCTCAGGCTAATGTTCTTGGTCGAGGTGCATATGGTGTTGTTTATAAG GCTACACTTCCAGATGGACAAGAAATTGCAGTGAAGCGGCTGAAGCTAAGTTCCTGCAATGATGATGAATTCAAAAATGAGTTGTCAGTACTGGCGAAGCTTGAGCACGAAAATCTGGTGAAATTTCTTGGTTTCTGCTTGGAAGGAACGGAAAAAATCCTTGTTTTTGAATTTGTGAAAAATGGAAGTTTAGATAAGTTCATATTCG AGAGAGGACATCGACAGTGGGAGAGACTTCACAGTTTCATACTGGGAATCGTTGGAGGACTTCTTTATCTGCACAGGGATTTCGGAACTCGCATAATCCACCGCGACATAAAACCAGCCAACATACTTTTAAGTGAAAGTATGGAACCTAAAATTGCAGACTTTGGGATGGCTAAATTGTTCAGAGACGACCAAACTCATTGTGAATCAAGCAAAATTAAAGGAACATT TGGATATTTGGCTCCTGAATATGCCAATTGCCGGCGTTTCTCAGCACGGTCAGATGTATATAGTTTCGGTGTGCTGGTACTGGAAATTGTGAGCGGTCGAAGGAACAATTCTGCTGATCCTGGGGTTCACTTGCTTAGCTGC GCATGGATAAGTTTGATGAGGAATGACAGAGTTTCAGATCTCTACGATCCATCAATATTGGGAAGTAACCCATCAGGAGCTATTGATCAAATAAAGAGATGCATCCACATTGGGTTGTTGTGTGTTCAAGCAAATGAAGCTCTCAGACCAGAAATGGAGGAAATCGATACATGGCTCAAGGACTCCTCTATCCAACTACCACCACCTTTGAAGCCACCTTTTTTTGTGCCAAGTGATTCTGAGATGCAAATGTCTGTGCCAATTGTTGGTTCATCCACATCGTCGTCAACATCGGGCTATCAATCACTACCCAGCCATACCTCTGGTAGTAGCTAG
- the LOC127794635 gene encoding cysteine-rich repeat secretory protein 1-like codes for MGFNSGNRLLLLLLSISLTISFTITSGDRRYFIRNFCSESGNYTLDSPFRKNLKLALSNLPSNTSSNYGYYNVSVGQASDKVYAISYCRGDVSPDTCKSCVDDSIQEIFQCCPNQIEALGFYDYCLLRYSNRSMFGLLETLPSFNWTSKIVVNITYQFKQEPENLLNLLREDIDSGRNFTVSYWESLEDFFICTGISELA; via the exons ATGGGGTTTAATTCTGGAAACAGATTATTGCTATTACTTCTATCCATTTCTCTAACAATCTCCTTCACCATCACCTCCGGTGATCGACGATACTTCATAAGAAACTTTTGTTCGGAAAGTGGGAACTATACCCTTGACAGTCCATTCAGGAAAAACCTCAAGCTTGCCCTCTCCAACCTCCCATCAAACACCAGTTCCAACTACGGCTACTACAATGTCTCAGTTGGCCAGGCGTCTGATAAAGTCTATGCAATCTCTTATTGTAGAGGAGATGTATCCCCGGATACCTGCAAGAGCTGTGTTGATGACTCTATTCAAGAGATCTTCCAGTGCTGTCCCAATCAGATCGAGGCCCTTGGATTCTACGACTATTGCTTGCTACGGTACTCAAATCGCAGCATGTTTGGCCTCCTGGAGACTCTGCCGAGTTTTAATTGGACCTCAAAGATAGTTGTCAACATCACGTATCAGTTTAAACAAGAACCAGAGAATTTGTTGAATCTTTTG AGAGAGGACATCGACAGTGGGAGAAACTTCACAGTTTCATACTGGGAATCGTTGGAGGACTTCTTTATCTGCACAGGGATTTCGGAACTTGCATAA
- the LOC127794636 gene encoding cysteine-rich receptor-like protein kinase 7 produces MESHCSRFLLFFLFNSLIKSFTITSGDPVAFIKCYCSEAGNYTIGSPFKENLNLALSYLPSNTSLNNGFYNVSVGQTSDIVYAISYCRGDVLSDSCTRCVHDSVQEIFHCCPNQMEALGIYDYCMLRYSNRYIFGVLETQPRFNWSSEVIVNSTNQFEQELESLLNRLVAEAAWQSQGKKFAVGQLDMTYALVQCSEDLSSLNCSVCLDSATNDILNLYGWETGAQIHMPSCNIRFEVYKFYNSTPGGPAIPPPSSAPPPPPTNFNNSTGKGGSKILVKVAIGVCACAGAGGLLAVLLILVRSRIRSCINNMMTALTDSSIDLVARPIEYRNISSPFTNIESPEANGIPLDLGLRSYQNGPANPSSEANGSGRGSEAQLYDNAIIGAEANPPSEPDRAGPGPGLPGPQPRAHNEATVPDGQEIAVKRLKPSSCNDDELKNEGTEKILVFEFVKNGSLDKFIFGKFSLPLFVNEREDIDSERNFTVSFILEIVGGLLYLHRDFGTRIIHRDIKPANILLSESMEPKIADFGMAKLFRDDQTHCESSKIKGTFGYLAPEYANCRRFSARSDVYSFDVLVLEIVSGRRNNSVDRGVHLLSCAWISLMRNDRVSDLYDPSILGSNPSGAIDQIKRCIHIGLLCVQANEALRPEMEEIDTWLKDSSIQLPPPLKPPFFVPSDSEMQMSVPIVGSSTSSSTSGYQSLPSHTSGSS; encoded by the exons ATGGAGTCTCATTGTTCAAGATTCTTGCTATTCTTTCTATTCAATTCTCTAATCAAGTCCTTCACCATCACCTCCGGTGATCCAGTAGCCTTCATAAAATGTTATTGTTCAGAAGCTGGTAACTATACCATTGGTAGTCCTTTCAAGGAAAACCTCAATCTTGCGCTCTCCTACCTGCCATCAAACACCAGTTTAAATAATGGCTTTTACAATGTCTCAGTTGGCCAAACTTCTGATATAGTTTATGCAATCTCCTATTGCAGAGGAGATGTGTTATCGGATAGCTGCACGAGATGTGTTCATGATTCTGTTCAAGAGATcttccattgttgtcccaaccAGATGGAGGCTTTGGGAATTTATGATTACTGCATGTTAAGATACTCAAATCGCTACATATTTGGTGTCCTAGAGACTCAACCACGTTTTAATTGGAGCTCTGAAGTAATTGTCAACAGCACAAATCAGTTTGAACAGGAACTGGAAAGCTTGCTGAATCGTTTGGTTGCAGAAGCAGCATGGCAATCTCAAGGAAAGAAGTTTGCTGTCGGACAATTAGATATGACATATGCTCTTGTGCAGTGCAGTGAGGATTTATCATCACTAAATTGCAGCGTATGCTTGGACTCGGCAACTAATGATATCTTAAATTTGTATGGATGGGAGACAGGAGCACAAATTCACATGCCCAGCTGCAATATAAGGTTTGAGGTTTATAAATTCTACAATTCTACCCCAGGTGGACCAGCCATCCCACCTCCCAGCAGTGCACCCCCGCCGCCTCCAACAAATTTTAATAACTCAACTG GAAAGGGGGGAAGCAAGATTTTGGTTAAGGTAGCTATTGGTGTTTGTGCTTGTGCTGGTGCTGGAGGTCTACTAGCAGTACTACTTATTCTTGTTCGGTCACGTATCCGATCTTGCATCAATAACATGATGACAGCATTAA CAGACAGTAGTATCGATCTAGTAGCCCGACCAATCGAATATCGAAACATTAGTTCTCCATTCACAAATATTGAAAGTCCTGAAGCTAATGGGATCCCTCTTGATTTAGGACTCCGATCATATCAAAATGGCCCGGCAAATCCATCCTCTGAAGCTAATGGGTCAGGTCGTGGTTCAGAAGCCCAGTTATATGACAATGCCATTATTGGTGCCGAGGCAAATCCACCTTCTGAGCCTGACAGAGCCGGCCCTGGGCCAGGGCTACCAGGGCCACAGCCCAGGGCCCACAA tgag GCTACAGTTCCAGATGGACAAGAAATTGCAGTGAAGCGGCTGAAGCCAAGTTCCTGCAATgatgatgaattaaaaaatgagG GAACAGAAAAAATCCTTGTCTTTGAATTTGTGAAAAATGGAAGTTTAGATAAGTTCATATTCGGTAAGTTCTCGTTGCCTCTATTCGTGAATGAG AGAGAGGACATCGACAGTGAGAGAAACTTCACGGTTTCTTTCATACTGGAAATTGTTGGAGGACTTCTTTATTTGCACAGGGATTTCGGAACTCGCATAATCCACCGCGACATAAAACCAGCCAACATACTTTTAAGTGAAAGTATGGAGCCTAAAATTGCAGACTTTGGGATGGCTAAATTGTTCAGAGACGACCAAACTCATTGTGAATCAAGCAAAATTAAAGGAACATT TGGATATTTGGCTCCTGAATATGCCAATTGCCGGCGTTTCTCAGCACGGTCAGATGTATATAGTTTCGATGTGCTGGTACTGGAAATTGTGAGCGGTCGAAGGAACAATTCTGTTGATCGCGGGGTTCACTTGCTTAGCTGC GCATGGATAAGTTTGATGAGGAATGACAGAGTTTCAGATCTCTACGATCCATCAATATTGGGAAGTAACCCATCCGGAGCTATTGATCAAATAAAGAGATGCATCCACATTGGGTTGTTGTGTGTTCAAGCAAATGAAGCTCTCAGACCAGAAATGGAGGAAATCGATACATGGCTCAAGGACTCCTCTATCCAACTACCACCACCTTTGAAGCCACCTTTTTTTGTGCCAAGTGATTCTGAGATGCAAATGTCTGTGCCAATTGTTGGTTCATCCACATCGTCGTCAACATCGGGCTATCAATCACTACCCAGCCATACCTCTGGTAGTAGCTAG